A DNA window from Dehalococcoidia bacterium contains the following coding sequences:
- a CDS encoding DUF1801 domain-containing protein: protein MKKPGASQGQPASELISKRIAELGDWRGETLSRMRKLIKQADPDVVEEWKWIGTPIWSHDGIICTGESYKNVVKLTFARGASLKDPARLFNSSLDGNTRRAIDIREGEEVDASAFKALVREAIAGKAKPSKKAKS, encoded by the coding sequence ATGAAAAAGCCGGGCGCGAGCCAGGGCCAGCCGGCATCGGAGCTCATCTCGAAGAGAATCGCCGAACTCGGGGACTGGCGCGGGGAAACCCTCAGCAGAATGCGCAAGCTCATCAAGCAAGCAGACCCGGACGTCGTCGAGGAATGGAAGTGGATTGGCACGCCGATTTGGTCGCACGACGGCATCATCTGTACGGGCGAATCCTACAAGAATGTCGTGAAGCTTACCTTCGCCAGGGGCGCGTCCCTGAAGGATCCGGCCCGTCTCTTCAACTCGAGTCTCGACGGAAACACACGCCGCGCGATCGACATCCGCGAAGGCGAAGAAGTCGACGCGTCCGCCTTCAAGGCGCTCGTTCGCGAAGCGATCGCGGGCAAGGCGAAACCTTCGAAGAAAGCGAAGTCCTGA
- a CDS encoding nuclear transport factor 2 family protein, with amino-acid sequence MSDLKETVERMLAVYNRHDAAGFAACFARDGVLRVVATGEVNEGREQIQAGREVVWRALDYTLEPRGLYECGEHVWLEWTMTGTNVGEWMGIPPTHRRVEGLLGCSHFTFGADGLIAQDDVYFDSATLLRQLGLLPEPEAAQPA; translated from the coding sequence ATGAGTGATCTGAAGGAAACCGTTGAGCGTATGCTCGCGGTCTACAACCGCCACGACGCGGCCGGCTTTGCCGCCTGCTTCGCCCGGGACGGCGTGCTGCGCGTGGTCGCGACCGGTGAGGTCAACGAGGGCCGCGAGCAGATCCAGGCCGGGAGGGAGGTGGTCTGGCGCGCGTTGGACTACACGCTCGAGCCCCGCGGACTGTACGAATGCGGCGAGCACGTGTGGCTCGAATGGACGATGACCGGAACCAACGTGGGAGAGTGGATGGGCATCCCGCCGACCCACCGCCGCGTGGAGGGGCTGCTCGGCTGCTCGCATTTCACGTTCGGCGCCGATGGGTTGATCGCGCAGGATGACGTCTACTTCGACTCTGCGACGCTGCTGCGTCAGCTCGGTTTGTTGCCGGAACCGGAAGCCGCTCAACCCGCCTGA
- a CDS encoding DinB family protein, whose translation MSQQDVAALVSEVDRARGRLRALLRSKNPGALARRPANGDWSIIENVRHLLFAEQAHLGRFLAGGFEWSPAGMRRRTSNEASVPGLSVVGTGVT comes from the coding sequence ATGAGCCAGCAGGACGTCGCGGCGCTGGTGTCGGAGGTTGACCGGGCGCGGGGGCGGCTCCGCGCGCTGCTGCGCTCGAAGAATCCGGGTGCGCTCGCGAGGCGGCCGGCTAACGGTGACTGGTCGATCATCGAGAACGTGCGGCATCTGCTGTTCGCGGAGCAGGCGCACCTCGGGCGGTTCCTGGCGGGCGGCTTCGAGTGGAGTCCTGCGGGTATGAGGCGCCGGACGAGCAATGAGGCGTCGGTGCCCGGGTTGTCGGTGGTCGGAACTGGCGTTACTTGA
- a CDS encoding DinB family protein: MTRIAIETLVAQMEAAYRGDPFHALRKNVESVRPEEWSVRPASWSVDEFGTQPELSICDITLHVAGAKFMYADRAFGDASLEWGDIRLPPLDMKPVLDWLDEGHRLLAGGLAALEDDAELSVERPAPWRLPMRRAQLMSIVMNHDLYHSGEINRQRALLRGAEGWERAGDAHGSG, encoded by the coding sequence ATGACTCGCATCGCCATCGAAACGCTCGTCGCGCAGATGGAGGCCGCCTATCGCGGCGACCCGTTCCATGCGCTGCGCAAGAACGTCGAGAGCGTGCGGCCCGAAGAATGGAGCGTGCGCCCGGCGAGCTGGAGCGTCGACGAGTTCGGGACGCAGCCGGAGCTTTCGATCTGTGACATCACGCTGCACGTCGCGGGCGCGAAGTTCATGTACGCCGACCGCGCGTTCGGCGATGCGTCGCTCGAGTGGGGCGATATCAGGCTGCCGCCGCTGGATATGAAGCCGGTGCTCGACTGGCTGGACGAGGGCCACCGCTTGCTCGCGGGAGGCCTCGCCGCGCTCGAAGACGACGCGGAGTTGAGCGTCGAGCGCCCGGCGCCGTGGCGCCTGCCGATGCGTCGCGCGCAACTGATGAGCATCGTGATGAACCACGACCTCTATCACTCGGGAGAGATCAACCGGCAACGCGCACTGCTTCGCGGTGCGGAGGGGTGGGAGCGCGCGGGCGATGCGCACGGATCAGGATGA